Proteins from one Rosa chinensis cultivar Old Blush chromosome 7, RchiOBHm-V2, whole genome shotgun sequence genomic window:
- the LOC112180658 gene encoding uncharacterized protein LOC112180658, which translates to MSFLLSTEEMMRKRQSTRATLRNMFILLLETVKAIVALYLQVFYPRNSKSVPALKVCNQRRRREKKLIQFGSTGKCSKSMDLGDLFVPDRGGHGGMKPDQPPNMASSALSSSLPPAMSSLVLCSQPLQ; encoded by the exons ATGAGTTTTCTGCTCTCAACGGAGGAGATGATGAGGAAAAGACAGAGCACAAGAGCCACATTGAGGAACATGTTCATCTTGTTGTTGGAGACAGTCAAAGCCATTGTTGCTTTATAT TTGCAGGTATTTTACCCAAGAAATAGTAAATCGGTTCCAG CACTCAAAGTATGCAATCAAaggcggaggagagagaaaaagctAATACAATTTGGAAGCACTGGTAAATGTTCAAAATCCATGGATCTGGGTGATTTGTTTGTTCCTGATCGAGGAGGCCATGGTGGTATGAAGCCAGATCAGCCTCCAAACATGGCAAGCTctgctctttcttcttctctgccTCCCGCAATGTCTTCGTTGGTTCTGTGCTCTCAGCCATTGCAGTAG